The genomic stretch CATGGTCCGCAAGAACGCCGAGCAGACCCAGAAGTCCTTCGACGAGAACTGCAAGAATGGCATGAACGTCATTAAGAAGGCGTTCGAGACGACCCGGGGCGACAACAAGGACATGTTCGTCATGAGCCGCGACATGTTTTCGACCATGTTCGACATGATGAAGTCAAATGTCGAAATGTTCACCAGGACGACCACGGCCACCATCGAGAACATGAGCGATTTCGTCAACAAGTCGATCAGTTCGACCGCGCCCAAGGGCAAGTGATAAACTGCCCGCCCGGCAGGCCGGCCTTCGCGGCCGAAGGTCGATCCGGACAGATGCCACCGGCATCCATGTTCATTGCGGCAGCCGATTTGCAATAACAACAGCGACTGACTCCCGGCATTTCGGTGCCCATCATGAACAGGACAACACCCCGCACGCCGGTGTAACGATTCCGAGGCCACGGGCGCGACCCAGTCGTTCCCGTGGCATTTTTCATTCTACGTGCGGCGCAGTCGCCGCCAGGGAAGACAAAACATGGCTGATCAGCGAATCACGACCGATCCATTCGCAAATTTCTGGAACGAATTCATGTCGCGCGTCGGCGTGGACGGCTCTGCCGCAAACAATGGCGCCGGTCCTGTCCCGGCATTTACGGAGTCATCGCGTCAGATGCAGCGCATCTTCTTTGATACGATGGCGAAGTACGCCGACGACTTCATGCGATCAGAGCAGTTTCTGACAGCCATGAAGCAAACCATGGATCAGTCGCTGCAGATGAAGCGGCTTTTCGACGACTTCCTCGTGAAGGCCCAAAGAGGAATGCAGGCGCCCGTGCGGGCCGACGTCGACGACATCGCGAGCCTCATGCGGGGAATTGAGAATCGCGTATTAAACCGTCTGGATGCACTGGAGGAGAAGGTCGCAGCAGTGGAAGAGTCGCAGCGGAGCGGACGCGGCGTCAAGGCGAGCCTGACGAAGCGTCCCTCCGTTTCGGCGACCCGCGCCAAACGGCAGGCGGGCGGCAAAGGCAAACGCTAAACAGAACCACGACCCGGACGAGACGTTTCACGATTACAGCACGGTCTCGAGAGGCCCCACTCATGAACAGCACCTTTACGAACCCGTTCGCGGCGATGTTCCCGCAAAACGCATCCGCCTTTCTCCCTGATGTCGAGGGCTTTCGCCAGCGCATGATGGCCATGCCGAAGATCATGGAAATCGCCCAGCGCGTGAAGGTCGGGGCTTCACCCAGCGAGGTCATCTATCAGGAAGACAAGCTGCGTGTTCTCCATTACGAGTCCGATGTCCCGAAGCAGTATCGCACGCCGATCATACTCTGCTTCGCACTTGTCAATCGGCCGTACATTCTGGACTTGCTGCCGCACAAAAGCGTCGTTCAGCAGTTTCTCCGCGCGGGCTTCGACGTCTTCCTGATTGACTGGGGCGTGCCTTCCGAATCCGACCGCCACCTCACCATCGAACACTATGTCGAGCGCTACCTGCACAACGTCGTCCGCGAGGTCGCCAAGTTCTGCGAGGTCGATCAGGTTTCACTTCTTGGCTATTGCATGGGTGGAACGCTCAGCGCGATGTACACTTCGCTCCACCAGGAAATGATTCGCAACTTCATACTGATGGCCGCTCCGATCGACTGGTCCAGCCGCGAAAGCCTCCTGGGTGCATGGACGGATCCGAAATACTTCGACGTCGATGCAATGATCGACGCATTCGGCAACGCGCCGCCCCAGTGGCTTCAGGGATCCTTCGCCATTCTCAAGCCGGTCAGCAATTTGATCGAGAAGTGGTTCGGCTTCTATGAGAAAATGACGGACGAAAAATTCGTCGAGGAATTCGTCGCGATGGAAACATGGGGCAACGACAACATCCCCGTCGCCGGCGAAACATTCCGGCAATTCGTGAAGGATTGCTTCCAGAAAAACCTGCTCCTCCAGGGTAAGATGCGACTGGGCACAAAGCGGATCGACCTTCGCAACATCACCTGCCCCGTGCTCAATCTCATGGCATCGAACGACCACCTCGTACCTTGCGGCCAGAGCGCGCCGTTCAACGACGCAATTGGCTCGACCGATCGAAAGTCGATCACATTCCCGGCGGGCCACATCGGATTGTCGGTCGGCAGCAAAGCGCACAAGGAGTTATGGCCCAGGGCTTGCGAGTGGCTGGGAGAGCGCAGCGAGAGAATCTGACGTATCGTCCACGGAACGGAAATCGCCGCCCAGCGCGGCATGTGCAAGGATGCAATGATCTGGGGGAGTCGTCTCGGCACGCAAAGCGCCGAATGATCCGGCAAAGGGGTATTAAATCATGGAACTCAAAGGTAAAACAGCGGTCGTCACGGGCGCAGCCAGCGGTATTGGCCTGGCCACCTGCGAAGCAATGGCAAAAGAGGGAGTCACCGGCATCGCGATGGTCGATCGAAGTGCGGCCGTTTCCGATGCCGCACAAAATCTGAATTCGACGGCAGGGCGCGAAGTCGCCTTTCCGTTCATCGGCGACGTCACGAGTCAGGATTTTCGCAAATCGGTCTTCGCCGCGATGCACCAGCGGTTTGGCGCGGTCCAGCTCTGCGTTCCGGCAGCAGGGATCACGCGCGATCGCCTGTCGCTCAAAATCGATAAGGAAACCGGCAAGGCCGACATCTATCCACTGGACGACATGCGGACACTGCTCGACATCAACCTGATTGCACCCATCTACTGGGCCATCGAGACCATCGCAAGCATTGCGGCAGATCGCGTGCGCCGGCGACTGGGTCGATGGGATTCTTCAGAAGGCGCGCAAGGCTGTGTCGTCTTGATCGGTTCTGTGTCGTCATCCGGCAACAAGGGTCAGATCTCGTACGCGACAGCAAAGGCCGGACTCGAAGGCGCACAAGCAACGCTCGCCAAAGAGGCCATCTACTTCGGCACGCGGTGCGCAATCATCCATCCGGGCTATACAGACACGCCGATGGTTCGATCACTCGGTGAGGATTTCATCAGGGAGCAAATTCTCCCCCACACGCAACTGAGGCGACTTTGCCGCCCCGCCGAGATTGCCGATGCGATCGTCTTCATGCTCAAGAACTCGGCGGTCAGCGGTTCGCTCTGGGTCGATGCCGGCTGGCATCCGGCGGCGTGAGGCCGCGCCCCGCCGAGCCGCCCGACATTCTGTTTCCCAACCCAACGGATCGCCGCTGCAGCCCGACCGAAGATCCGCTCCGCCGGAACATTGCCGGCTCTGCCGCACGCTGGATGTCGATCGGGGTCCGCCGCAGGTGCAGGTTGGTGCCGCGCGCAGCTCCCGAACCCCTTCGGGCGAGCCAGCGTGTGCCGTGCCACTCACTGGACAAGCGAGCAATGGGCCGCCGCCCGTTTTTCGCTTCGCATTTGCCCGCCGACCCCGTTACAATCCGCTTTCGCAGGTCCGATCCGGAAGTTTCTCCGGCCGACGGTTGCACGTCTTCAGAAACTTGAGGTGACAATCATGGGCGTACTCGACGGCAAGGTGAGTCTGGTCACGGGCGGCTCACGCGGAATCGGTCGCGCCATCTCCATCGCGCTGGCGGAAGCAGGCTCCGATGTCGCGATCAACTATGCACACAACCGCGCACGGGCCGAGGAAGTCGCCGACGTAATCAACAAGATGGGCCGCAAGGCCCACGTCTACATGGCCGACGTTTCAAAAACCGAAGACAACGATCGCATGGTCGAAGCCGTCTTCAAGGACTTCGGTTCAGTCCAGATCGTCGTCAACAACGCGGGCATCACGCGCGACAAGTCGTTCGTCAAGATGGACCGGCAGATGTGGGATGAAGTGCTAACGACCAATCTCACAGGCCCCGCAATGGTCATCTACCGCACAATCAAGCCGATGATCGAGTCCGGCTGGGGCCGCGTGATCAACATCAGCAGCATCGTCGGCCAGATGGGCAACTTCGGTCAGGCCAACTACGCCGCCGCCAAGGGCGGTCTGGCCGCCCTCACAAAGACTCTCGCACGCGAGTTCGCCAAGAAGAACGTCACGGTCAACGCCGTGGCCCCCGGATTCATCGAAACCGATATGACCGCCGACGTCCCCGATGCCGCGCTCGATGCCGTACGCCAGCTCACTCCGATGGGCCGGCTGGGCAAGCCGGAGGAAGTGGCTGCGACGGTTGTCTTCCTCGCGTCGCCGGCGGCCTCGTTTATCACGGGCGAAGTCATCGGCGTCAACGGCGGCATGTACATGTAAGTGCATGTTCGGTGGTGACCCGGCCTGCGACCTCGCGGGTGAGCAAATCGCCTACTCTGTCCACACGAAGCTTCGCCGTGCATCCGTCGTGGCACGCTCGGATCCGATGCTGAAACCCAGTCCACTGGACGAGCATCACATTCGCATTGCAGCCATTGGCTTGCATCGGCTGCGGCCCGCGACACAATGGCGGCCACGATGTCAGGTCGGCTGCGTCAAATCCTCATTTCACTCGCGCCCGGAATACTCGTCGCCGCGACGGGAGTCGGTTCGGGCGATCTGATCACCGCGGCCTTTGCGGGTTCACGCGTCGGCGCAGGACTGGCGTGGGCGGCCGTCGTTGGCTCCGTGCTGAAATGGTTTCTCAATGAGGGCCTCGCCCGCTGGCAGATGGCGACGGAGACGACGCTGCTCGAAGGCTGGCATGAACAGCTCAGCAAATGGGTTCGCTACGTTTTCTTCGGTTACCTGCTGATCTGGGCTTTCGTTACCGGTGGCGCGATGGTCAATGCATGCGGAGTCGCCGGGCTGGCGCTTTTTCCGATCGGCGACGATCCCGCTCGCGCCAAGATCATCTGGGGAGTCGTTCACTCCATCGTCGGCCTGGTGTTCGTGCTGCTGGGCGGTTTCCGGCTGTTCGAACGCGTCATGGGCGTCTGCATCGGTGTCATGTTCGTGACCGTCCTGGTCACCGCGGCATTGATCATCATTCGGCGCGACGCTGCCGCGGACCTGGCCAGCTTGCAGTTCCCGACCGATCCTTCAGGCCGAAAGTGGCTGCTGGGCGTGCTCGGCGGTGTCGGCGGAACGGTGACACTGCTCTCCTACGGGTACTGGATTCGCGAAGAAGGCCGGCGCGGAGCGGATGGCGTGCGAGCCAGCCGCATCGATCTCGCGGCAGGCTATGCCATGACCGGGCTTTTCGGCGTGGCGATGATCCTGATCGGATCGCAGCTTTCGCTGTCCGGCGGGGGCGATTCAGTCGCACTGCAACTGGCTGAGCAGTTGCAGAATGCCGTCGGCACGGCAGGCCCCGTCTGTCGTTGGGTGTTCCTGATTGGTTTCTGGGGTGCGGTGTTCTCGAGCTTGCTCGGCGTCTGGCAGAGCACACCCTACTTCTTCACCGACCTCATCCTGCTCGGCCGTCGCCACACGGCGCAGGAGCGGCGGATGATTGTTTATGACCGCACTACGACCTACCGCGTCTGCCTGGTGCTGATTTCGATTGTCCCGCTTATTCTACTGTGGCAGCCGTCTGCGACGATTCAACTCGCCTACACGGTCCTCGGCGCCTTCTTCATGCCGTTTCTCGCGCTGACACTGCTTCTGCTAAATAACAGCCGCGCGATCCCTCGCGAATTTCGCTCCGGGCACCTCACCAACGCCGCACTGGTCATCACGCTCTGCTTCTTTGGATATCAAGGCGGGCTCGAAATCTACGAAACGATCGTTCGCGCATCAACCGGTTCATGACGAGCGACGATCGCGTCCATCGCCGGGACAGCCGTCAACGCGCGCCTGGCGCATCCGCTTCGCCGGATTCCTTCGCGACCCACGTCAGATGATAGTCCTTG from Phycisphaerae bacterium encodes the following:
- the phaC gene encoding class III poly(R)-hydroxyalkanoic acid synthase subunit PhaC, which codes for MNSTFTNPFAAMFPQNASAFLPDVEGFRQRMMAMPKIMEIAQRVKVGASPSEVIYQEDKLRVLHYESDVPKQYRTPIILCFALVNRPYILDLLPHKSVVQQFLRAGFDVFLIDWGVPSESDRHLTIEHYVERYLHNVVREVAKFCEVDQVSLLGYCMGGTLSAMYTSLHQEMIRNFILMAAPIDWSSRESLLGAWTDPKYFDVDAMIDAFGNAPPQWLQGSFAILKPVSNLIEKWFGFYEKMTDEKFVEEFVAMETWGNDNIPVAGETFRQFVKDCFQKNLLLQGKMRLGTKRIDLRNITCPVLNLMASNDHLVPCGQSAPFNDAIGSTDRKSITFPAGHIGLSVGSKAHKELWPRACEWLGERSERI
- a CDS encoding SDR family oxidoreductase, encoding MELKGKTAVVTGAASGIGLATCEAMAKEGVTGIAMVDRSAAVSDAAQNLNSTAGREVAFPFIGDVTSQDFRKSVFAAMHQRFGAVQLCVPAAGITRDRLSLKIDKETGKADIYPLDDMRTLLDINLIAPIYWAIETIASIAADRVRRRLGRWDSSEGAQGCVVLIGSVSSSGNKGQISYATAKAGLEGAQATLAKEAIYFGTRCAIIHPGYTDTPMVRSLGEDFIREQILPHTQLRRLCRPAEIADAIVFMLKNSAVSGSLWVDAGWHPAA
- the fabG gene encoding 3-oxoacyl-[acyl-carrier-protein] reductase, which codes for MGVLDGKVSLVTGGSRGIGRAISIALAEAGSDVAINYAHNRARAEEVADVINKMGRKAHVYMADVSKTEDNDRMVEAVFKDFGSVQIVVNNAGITRDKSFVKMDRQMWDEVLTTNLTGPAMVIYRTIKPMIESGWGRVINISSIVGQMGNFGQANYAAAKGGLAALTKTLAREFAKKNVTVNAVAPGFIETDMTADVPDAALDAVRQLTPMGRLGKPEEVAATVVFLASPAASFITGEVIGVNGGMYM
- a CDS encoding Nramp family divalent metal transporter, whose translation is MSGRLRQILISLAPGILVAATGVGSGDLITAAFAGSRVGAGLAWAAVVGSVLKWFLNEGLARWQMATETTLLEGWHEQLSKWVRYVFFGYLLIWAFVTGGAMVNACGVAGLALFPIGDDPARAKIIWGVVHSIVGLVFVLLGGFRLFERVMGVCIGVMFVTVLVTAALIIIRRDAAADLASLQFPTDPSGRKWLLGVLGGVGGTVTLLSYGYWIREEGRRGADGVRASRIDLAAGYAMTGLFGVAMILIGSQLSLSGGGDSVALQLAEQLQNAVGTAGPVCRWVFLIGFWGAVFSSLLGVWQSTPYFFTDLILLGRRHTAQERRMIVYDRTTTYRVCLVLISIVPLILLWQPSATIQLAYTVLGAFFMPFLALTLLLLNNSRAIPREFRSGHLTNAALVITLCFFGYQGGLEIYETIVRASTGS